The genomic window GATCAGGCAGGGCGAGGACGCGATCAGCAGTGAGGACAACCCGGGGCCGACGGCGTCTGCGTTCAAGCGAGCACGAATCGAGTCGGGGCTGGGCAGGCACGTCTACCTGCGATGGAACATCGTCCCGTGGGCCCTGGGCCGGGCGCCGACCGTCACCGATCTCGACGACGCCCGCCCCGCCCTCGCTCAGCTGCTCGATTCTCTGCCGCAGCTGCGGGCGATCGTGACCTTCGGAACTCCGGCCCTGACGGGCGTGATGAGGTACTTCACCCTGGAACCGCGTGCGAGGGTCGTGCCCGTGCTCGCAGCACCCCATCTGTCGCCGGCGAACGCCACCCGCGCCGGCGAGAAGCACCTGCGGGCCGTCACGG from Frigoribacterium sp. PvP032 includes these protein-coding regions:
- a CDS encoding uracil-DNA glycosylase family protein; protein product: MQQPRGLDQLVSEWRSSGPGRARFVPGFDPSGGGAAAKVLVLMESPGPATIRQGEDAISSEDNPGPTASAFKRARIESGLGRHVYLRWNIVPWALGRAPTVTDLDDARPALAQLLDSLPQLRAIVTFGTPALTGVMRYFTLEPRARVVPVLAAPHLSPANATRAGEKHLRAVTALRHASLL